In the Augochlora pura isolate Apur16 chromosome 7, APUR_v2.2.1, whole genome shotgun sequence genome, ccGCATGCCatgaatacataaaaatccacagttcaATCGCTGCATATCATATTCATCGTGACCTATGCACATGCCAATATCTCAGCATAAATAAGGCATCTGTATTATTCAAAGGTTTATCAAACATATCTATAACTATACAAAATAACTTGatcattttgaatatttcattgctTTTGACAATATCAAAAAGTGTCAAAGCGTAACAGAATATGATTACAGCATACTTATCATTACACAATAGCTGAGATTAAGACCTATccaatgatttataatattctgatCTTAGAAGACACGTTAGATATtcaaacgaaaaaattaagaTTATATTTCAAGATATAGATTTCATAACCCCTTAACGCAAAGGTATTTTCATCTACACGTGTCATTCTACATTTCTCAATCAACTTTTGTACTCATTTTCACTCGACTGTTAAGAAAAAATCGACGTCCTGCTtacacagaaaaataaatgtaatttcgaatttaataaagtttacaTAGCTCTTActtatttcaacttatttttgGACGTAGAACAACCACATGCCCAATGAATCCTCCCGACCAGTAACATACTGTACATAAGATAGTtgcgattttatattattttatataagtagtAATACGAAATGCAAAACTGTGaaaacattagaaaaattaaaaaatattgttatattattgttactgtattaaaacgattgaaagaagaaataagttTTAATCCAACTTCTGTTTCTTAGAATTaattcagacaatttttctttgcataaagatcaaCAGTGTACTACTCACaaaaaaaaatctgtaaagTGCCTTCTTCTACAATCGTCTCGAAATCAGTTGGTTGCATTTCTTGATCAAGAAGCAAGATCGTTATTACAGAATCAGTCATTTCGTACGTAACAACCTAGTGCATTGTAAAGTGTACTTCAACTATAATTTCGCATCGCGTTCCCTTTCTCAATGGCTTAGAAGAATTACAATGGTTATTTCGAGTTATTTACACTGTTACTTTCACTCCCCGTTACTTTCGATTCCGGCCAGCCTGCGATAGTGTACGTGAGTGGGGTTCGATTACCCTATCGGCGAGCTTACTTCGAATGTACGTACATAGAAAGACGAAAGTAACGATATAGACGATAGAGAACAGTGGTAGTATCGGACGTCGTTCAAATTAAAGGGAGCAATACATCGTTCAACTACCCCACTCGCTGAGTGAGGGTGGAAGTAACGGCGTGTTGGTGGCTGACAGTACGCACGAGCACCGATTGTTAGTAGTAGGGACGTAACACGATGGTGGATCGGTGAAATGGCAGTGGTGGTGAACGATCGTGTCAGAGGGCAATGGATGAAGTTAGTCAGTCGGCGTTCGCTCGCGCCGCCACCGCGATGGAAGTTCATCCGTCGTGCCTTTGTTTCTGGAGTCCTCTCTGTTAATCGCGAACTAGTCGAGTAAGTATCAACCCCTAATTCATACGTTGAGTATAATCCACCTCTGACCGACCTTATTAAGTAAACAGTCCGAGTCGAACCCTTCAACGCTTCAATTTACTTCGTTCTCTATATTAGTTCAGATTAGTTTTCTTCGAAGGCTTCGACTTTTAAAAAGTACATTTTTGCCACGCAACTGATAGAGGGATGAATATCAATATCATGCCGATATTTACGATCATTAGTCTGCGGATCTTTACGCAAATTAAACATGAAACAAAAGTTACTTAAAACTATCCAGCGgcagttttttaataatactttccGAGTCGGAGATCAACAGATGAGAATTTGTTAAAGTACTATTTAAAAGCGACAATGTTTTCTACCACGATGCAACAGATATTTCTGATTAATGTATAGATAATTggtagtataattaataaagtattaataattttatcaagcTGGAATTGCCGTCTTGGTAGAagtcgattatttaaattctccTAGATTAAAATTGCTCTAAAACAATCTTGtcaataaatgcataatattcGCAGTctgataattgttttaaaagcTACTTATTATGGATTGTTTTAAAAGTTAGTTATGACAAACGATATTGTTTCGCGAATCTCTTGAGTTTGCGCTTCGAATATAGAAACGCAGCAAAGTGCGGGATTGTTTCGGCTACACTTTTCTGCATTATCAATGACCGGCAGAAGTAACATTGATAGATGAAAAAACATAATAGAATGTAGTCTTCGTGGGCCCATTTGAGAATCGGAATGTCAGGACCTGGAAAATCGGCGAGACCAATCCGGCAATTGTCCTTGCAACCACTTGCCCCCCGCCGTCAGCAAATCAGGAGACAACGGTCCGCGGAGGATGAGAAATCCTTGCAGATCTGTGCCAGTCCACTTCCACGTGGGAAACATGGCCCAAGTAAACATGGTTTCGAGAGACCGAAGGTATGATTGATAATTGGACCGCGCATTTATAcgtttctgataaaaataagttGGTGAAAGTTGCAATAACATGTTGCACAGTACtaactataacaataattaatattaaccccttgccgtactttaacgagtcagagaCTTGGAGATTTCCagtaatatcttgttaaatatgactgttattccgttctttcaagatggaataaaattttatttcgttgcaaccaatatttaatcattctagTAAATGTacacatacaataaatatacaatttctttttctcctaagaaattattataatcgaaaagGTGCTTGCCATTGTagctatgaagaaaatggtacgtcaattAAGGATTGTACGAACACTCTTgtcgtgaaaaatgattagagacctatattctattttataacgaGTTATAGTATCATTAAAAACATTCCTGTCCTTATTTCGATGTACCAAGTgtacgaatatttttgttcgtcTCTTGCGATTCGAAATAACATCGTGCCCATTACTGCGCGTACGCTGCGAAcataaaaatctacagtctaaTCGCCCCATGAAACTTTGATTTACGGTTATTCTTCAGGTGCGCGTGGCCTGGAGCGAAAATCGTCGGAAGAATGAAAAGGAGCTGGAACAAGTGGAAGTGGTGGCTCGACAGATACCTGGACGAACCAGGCCAGGGACTGGAAAGTCCAGGGGTTACGTCGGCATCGAGAAGCCGCCTATCCTTTGCACCAGACAGGAATTAGCAGAAAGGCTGAGACTGGCATGGAAGCATCGCGAGGAGAACAAAACCAACATCAATATATTCTTGGCCCATGGCACCGTGGAAGACAGATGCGACTCGGAGATGTCAAGTCACGCGTCCGTCACCACCCCATCATCAACTTTGGGGGAAAGTAATGATGATCAAACGAAAATACTTTCTTCCGACAACTGTGACGTTATACGAAACGAAGAAACTCGACGATTGGAAACACGGATAAGCTGCGATGACATCTGCGGAAGAAAGGGAGACGAGAATGCGATGGTCAGAATGAATACGGTTATAACCAGAGATAGCGATGCGTCGGTGAATAAAGGTGAATCAGAGTCATCGGATCTTATGAATTTTCATCATGAGATGCGGAAGGTTACGGTGGCAGAAGATTCGGAAGTGTCGAAGACGGAAGGATCAGGGGAGAGCGATGCTAGAGGAAGGCAGGGGGACGTAAGTAAATGAGTATAATGAATCTCAAATGCTTGAAATCCGCAATTGGTTGTTTCAACGTAATTCGATCAGTGTATAGTGCACATTTTCATAACTGTTTCAATGCTTCGTTGCATAGATTATGAATTCACATcgaagttaatattttaaatgcttCGCTATATTTTCATCGTGTGAACTAATAGATTACCACTCTCATATGAGCCGTTTAAAACAAAAGCCggtgtaacaattaatttatcgtaACAGTATGGAAACAGTTAATTTACGGATAATAAAGCATGAATGAAAAGGTACTGTAAAACgcaaaagaattgatttacatcaatttttgtattaaacgGCTCATATGTTCTCTGTTCATCGAAGCTAATATCAGGGAACTCGTACATCGACGATTGTGCTTCCAACCCCGCCAACGTCAAGAAGAAAACATCGGTTTCCTCCGACTTTTCCACAACGTTGCCATCGATCAAAATCGAGACTTCGCCGGCAACTGGTGCAAAACCATCGAAGAATGATCTGTCCTCTGCGAAACAAAAACGCGCTATATTTCACAGTGGTGCGAACAGAGCGTTCGTCGATCCGATAAGAACCGAGTACAAATGGAGTTCGATGGTGGAGAAAGTTATGCCAATCGTTAAAACTGAGAAAGATGCACCGATTCCGAGTCAAGAAGCGTCGGATGATTCGCGAaccaatgaaattgtaatttcgatCGACACGTCGGAGAAAATTGTGACACCGAAGGTCACAGCAGAGACAAGTTCAACCATTGAAAAAAGAGCTCGTGTTAGAATCGAAAATAAAGATCCATCGGTGGACAATAAAGTACTACATAAAACACGCGATGATAATAAGATGACCTTTTCAATAATTAGAAAAGCGGCGGACGCGTCGGTGGAAGACAAAGATGCCGCCATTGCCGGGAGGGAGACATTAATCAAGCAAACGTCAGAAGCTAGATGCAGCTCGGTGAACGAAAAACATTCGGTACCAAGGAAAACGGAATATCAAAGGGTTGACCAAAAGTCAAGAAGAACCAGCTCTGCCCCGCCGCAGAGACACTTGGGAAACCTTTCGAACAATCGAGTACAGGTGAACATCGTGATCGATACACCGAGCTCATTATTTCCGGGGAAGCACAACAACGATAAAGAAAAGATAAGCTCCGACAATAAAGATAACGCATCGGAAGGAGTCGACGTAACTGCGACAAaggtataaattattcagCGAAGTCTGctcttcaaaattatttttatcggtaGTTACGATgataaaacagaaatgaaCATTTCTCGAGTAATcgttattttctataaattaaaaattagtaagaTACTAACTGTGATAACATTGTTCAgctattttatcataattgaacattttctcCGGTTTTTATGTAACTTATAAAATGTTGATACCCGTTATCTTGTGCGGATCCCGCTTTCAACAAATGATTccattgcaatatttttttgtatttaataaatacgaatattatttgttacaaatgGATAAAAGACGTTCCATCCATGGAAAATGTTTACGttgtgtatattttttaatttattgtagttATTAGGGCACAATTAGCATGCGTTCTTGTTCATTGATAGCGATGTCGATCAAACCTAATTTCGAGGAATTACTATCAGTTGAAACGGCATCagtgataataaatatgaatgatCGACTAATAATGAGTATTAAGcctgtacaaaaatatttgcggtttttaaataacaattttaaaacagtgtGTTCCAAATTGGAGTATAtttctttaagaaaaataatatccgaTTACTGTTATCTACTGTTCCTTGCGAAAAGATGGCACAATGTCTATCAAGGTGCGAGGGGATGTCCCGCTCGCTTCGCCTAATCTGCACGCTCGTAGTCCCTACTTGTGTATACTTCAATGACATCCCGAAACCCACTTCTATTGGTAAATGAGAAGACCACTCAGACTAGTCGACAAGAAGAGGAGCGGGCTTCGGTAGCCCGCTTCACCAAATCACGTCTCTTATTTAGCTTGAAACTTAGCCAATACCAATTATAACACtagaatgaaaacaaaatgaaagaggTTGGGAGGGGACCACATGGGAGCGAGACGGTGACGGGATCAGAAGTCATTCTTTGCTTACAACCATTCAGGCTCATATCCCTTGTCTCCTGGAAATTGCGGATCACTTCTGCCAATAAGAGAAGCGCGTTTACCCTACTTTTGCAAAGGCGTTAACATAATAACTACACTTTTTTCTGTGCCATCTTTCCAACAAGGAACGATATATACTTTTGTCAACAAGAAATCAATCTAATCCTTTCCGGTGTCATTGAATTCAGGAATTTTCGAGCAATTGGAATCTCCAAATGTGTATCTAACTGCTTCTAACCAGCAAGCAAGGGAGCAAAGAATGTAAATGAGAATGTGATTAGGTATCGTCGCAGCGAGCGGTAAGATCGGCGCCTTTGAAGCGGCGTTCGCGAAGCGTGAAAAAACGTTTTTGTGGCGGCGGGTCCTGCAAGAACGACGAAGATGGAAAGTCGCGAAACCGTTCGGCTAGCCGAGGAAAGAATTCGAGCGATGCCAAAACTATGGACATCGTTACAATGGTGTCGCTTGTCAGTTCCGCGGACAGCGATAGCGATACCGAGAACTCGCCGAGGGATGATAAATTAATCGACGAGTTGCGGAGCAAACTACCCACCACGTCAATCATCAAAACATCGATGAATACCGCCTCGAGCATCGCCAGGAGGCCCATTAAATCAGGTACAATGCAAACGATGCCTTTCCACTTGCACCTAAAtgagaatttctttttctgcaCTTCGAAGGTTTGTACGTTTGTTCGGCTTGGAACTAGGTCGTAATCGATCAATTTCTTGCGAAGGCTAAATTATGTTTGTTTTAACACGTATTTTAAGGAACGATCTTTCACGCGCATTTGCGGAGAAAGTAAGAAAATATCTATCACGAGGTCGTAGCAATCATTTTTCCAATGTTTGTGATGTATAGagcagtaattaataaattctattactaaaattaaaggGTGCttgataatattcaatttgtaaGCAAGGAAAATGACCTAATATAAtagctaataataaaataatatatgatacttaaataataacttataAAGAATCGTTGTtctttataacattatttattaatttaccatGATCGTGACATATACGGCATGCACGTTAAGGTGTCagataaaagtattaatagaAGGCGGTTGGATGAACACGTTAAAAAAACACGTGACCGATGAAAATACTAATGTTACACCAGGAAATATCGTGcaggaatttaataatacgcACACGCGTACAAGAGCAGCTGTGTAATGATAATTGAACGGGTTAATTAGAAGCGATGCGAGGCACGCGAGCTGCGCATGCCACggattatttcgaaatatccATCGTTGTCATTCCTCGTAGTTCTTAAGTGCGAGAAAAAGTTCCCCGTGCAAAGAACAACGCGCGCTTCGTGCCCTATTAGCCTCGCGAGCTTTTACACGACCCCGTTCGCATTTAGAGACACCACTCGAAAAATTCTGATAGCCTTGAAAAACTACAGAAATACTAttatttgtcataaaaataatttacaactttTCTTATCATATTTTCAAGAATAGATCGAACTTTTTATAGAATCGGATGCGTCAATACCAACGTGGCTTATACTCTGCTGttcttactattattactatttagtACACTTAACATTTCagtcaaagaaaaaatatataaacaatgcTATTATAAACGCTACTTAATCTTTGACAAGTTTCGAACTTTATTAAGCTTTTTAAAATGCTAAttcacaatatttaaacagaatGATGAAACCGTCAACTATTACCAAAACTTAGAagcaaaattatatacatagttttaaaaatagattttatttttctctaaattttattactctTTTTGTATCAaacgcgaattaatttttacatactACTGTTCAGTGAGAGACATAcaaagataaagtataaagaTCAATGTTTTAACTCGTGTTTTACAattagatttatatttcatcggttaaaattaattaattttcgtaacTAATAAGTAAACTGCTgatctttatgaaaaatgaagattatctgcattaattgcaagaagtAG is a window encoding:
- the LOC144472209 gene encoding uncharacterized protein LOC144472209, with the translated sequence MSGPGKSARPIRQLSLQPLAPRRQQIRRQRSAEDEKSLQICASPLPRGKHGPSKHGFERPKVRVAWSENRRKNEKELEQVEVVARQIPGRTRPGTGKSRGYVGIEKPPILCTRQELAERLRLAWKHREENKTNINIFLAHGTVEDRCDSEMSSHASVTTPSSTLGESNDDQTKILSSDNCDVIRNEETRRLETRISCDDICGRKGDENAMVRMNTVITRDSDASVNKGESESSDLMNFHHEMRKVTVAEDSEVSKTEGSGESDARGRQGDLISGNSYIDDCASNPANVKKKTSVSSDFSTTLPSIKIETSPATGAKPSKNDLSSAKQKRAIFHSGANRAFVDPIRTEYKWSSMVEKVMPIVKTEKDAPIPSQEASDDSRTNEIVISIDTSEKIVTPKVTAETSSTIEKRARVRIENKDPSVDNKVLHKTRDDNKMTFSIIRKAADASVEDKDAAIAGRETLIKQTSEARCSSVNEKHSVPRKTEYQRVDQKSRRTSSAPPQRHLGNLSNNRVQVNIVIDTPSSLFPGKHNNDKEKISSDNKDNASEGVDVTATKVSSQRAVRSAPLKRRSRSVKKRFCGGGSCKNDEDGKSRNRSASRGKNSSDAKTMDIVTMVSLVSSADSDSDTENSPRDDKLIDELRSKLPTTSIIKTSMNTASSIARRPIKSVSFQRDSFDEDLTKEQQPLAKEEKKTVQPRLAIVNHRGNGGSLSTEETPPWRTDIPGFALPVLALIHDAEEAHDIPLTDREKRCLAVPIGDLHDKKRKLLKTRSIPSRSELEKQMMSSKIKIHESPRIVPQKMETFPQHAKTPANNSPTNVKQPLATTSRESAQQVQPTSTEPQFQTNKEKECWHLYRKMCDKGVCVSFDTVLRGMLTPTEYRLRQKKLFQD